The sequence below is a genomic window from Ignavibacteriales bacterium.
ATTAAAGCAAACAATAATAAGCTAATAAGGCTGCAGTTTTTATTTTATACTTTGTTACTTAGGTTAAAACAAAAAGATGACGACTTTTCAGAAAAATGTAATCATAAGTTTAAGAAGCATACATTTATCTAAACCTATAAATGACAATTAATAACCATACCGGTAGGTATAATCAATTCCAAACCTGATGAACTATCAATTAATGCTCTATTCCCTTATTCGTGCAAAGTCAGAATATTTTGACAAACATTAAGCTGTTCAGGTCAACAGTTACTCTTTAATAGTTGGATTGATAGGCTGAAACACATTTGGGACAACAATAATTGATAAAAAATTATTTTACAACCAAACCATTTCTACAGCTTTTAGTGATTAACTATATTTTCAAAGAAATTGAACGATTTCAACTTCCTATTACTTCTTCCTTCAACCGGTATCCTCGACAGATCAAATGAATGGACCGATGGCTTGCACATACTTTTTTAAAATGTATAAACCATCTCAAGCCAGATGGATATAATTTAGCAGCAATGATGCACTCTAACTGAAAATATAGTTTCTAAGAATTAACTTTTTGGTTATTTGTTACCCGCTGTATTTTAGTCACATCTTTTCTTTCATACATTATATAGGTTGTTAAATGCTAAAACAATTTCGGAAGTGTTTTAGGAAATGAATCGATGTTAATGAAGAGTGTTAAGTCAAGTTGTTAGCAATTCTAAAACTTAAGCATTATTTATTTGTAAGAATAGAATGATTAACAAACGAGTAAGCATTTACTAAAGAACCGAATTTCACTTTCACTACTCTCCAAAGCTCCCAAAAGATTTTGCAATTTTCACAACCTTAGAATACAAATGATTTTTTAGTTTAAACGCAATAAAAATTTGCACAGCAAAAAATTTTGCAAAATACAAGCAATAAATGTTTTTGAAAAAAATTATTATTTGCTATGAGAACTGTTAAAAAAAATAGAGTATAAAAAATGTTTGATGAAATTTTAATTGCATTCAAAAGAGAATTATTAAACGATGTTCAAATGACTATTCGGGATGAATTTTCAAAGTTCAAAAAAGACGATGAGAATGAAAAAATTAATTCTGAAAATGGATTTTTGAATACGAAAGAAGCATTGTTAATTTTAAAAATTTCCAGGCCGACGCTTTACAAATTGATGAAAAAAGGAACTGTCTCTTATAAGAGAATCGGAAGAAAACTTCTTTTCAACAAAAAACAAATTTTAGAAAATCTAAAGTAAACTTTAACAAATTATGCAGAATAAGATAGATATAATTAAGCAATCAATAAATCTGGTCGACTTAATAACAAGATTCATTAGATTAAAAAAAATAGGAAGAAACTATGTAGCACACTGCCCTTTTCATAATGAAAATAAACCTTCATTT
It includes:
- a CDS encoding helix-turn-helix domain-containing protein; the protein is MFDEILIAFKRELLNDVQMTIRDEFSKFKKDDENEKINSENGFLNTKEALLILKISRPTLYKLMKKGTVSYKRIGRKLLFNKKQILENLK